One stretch of Chroococcidiopsis sp. SAG 2025 DNA includes these proteins:
- a CDS encoding recombinase family protein, with the protein MTNRKPESMERHSQKILPQHLDRLAVVYVRQSTLQQVLDHQESTRLQYGLVERAKAWGWQRERILIIDDDLGKSGATAQGRAGFQRLVAEVGMGHVGLILGIEMSRLARSCKDWHQLLEICALFDTLIADLDGIYDPSHYNDRLLLGLKGTMSEAELHVLKQRLVQGKLSKAERGELEFGVPTGYVRRTSGEVTFDPDEQVQQVIRLIFRKFDELGTLNAVLRYLVDHQIQIGVRVKSGLTKGDLEWHRPNRTLLQNILKNPMYAGAYAYGRRQVDPRQKQAGRLYCERVVVDPNNWHVLLHDRFPAYISWQQHQRNLAQLKSNRICAEELGASRYGSSLLVRLLVCGKCGCRMSVNYHHKQGHRYVCCRQAVDYGGERCQSMSGPTLDRFVVEQVMEALKPAALELSLAAATALEQERIELNRLWQQRLERAAYEADRAKRHYQLVEPENRLVARQLASEWETKLQAQQQLREEYERFCQQQPCLLSDAQRQTIRQLAHNIPVLWHATTTTNNQRKDLLRQILSRVIIDAQGDSEQVQVTLEWIGGTATCAQIRRPVGKLTQLSNYPQLCERLRELAAQDIEPKEIAQQMNSLRLLPAETTGNIQSRTNSELDAALRTETTASIDG; encoded by the coding sequence ATGACAAATCGTAAGCCTGAGTCAATGGAAAGGCATAGCCAAAAGATTCTGCCGCAACATCTCGACCGATTAGCTGTGGTGTATGTGCGTCAATCAACGCTGCAACAGGTGCTCGACCACCAAGAGTCCACGCGGTTGCAATATGGACTAGTCGAACGCGCTAAAGCTTGGGGATGGCAGCGAGAGCGGATCTTAATTATTGACGACGATCTGGGCAAGTCGGGAGCAACTGCTCAAGGACGGGCTGGGTTTCAACGCTTAGTAGCCGAAGTCGGTATGGGGCACGTGGGCTTAATTTTAGGCATTGAGATGTCGCGATTGGCTCGCTCATGCAAAGATTGGCATCAACTGCTTGAGATCTGCGCGTTATTTGATACCTTAATTGCGGATCTTGACGGGATTTACGATCCAAGTCATTACAATGACCGATTGCTGTTAGGACTTAAGGGCACTATGAGTGAAGCAGAACTGCACGTCCTCAAACAGCGGCTAGTGCAGGGCAAACTGAGCAAAGCTGAACGGGGAGAACTTGAGTTTGGCGTTCCCACAGGTTATGTCCGACGCACCTCTGGGGAAGTGACATTTGACCCTGATGAGCAAGTGCAGCAAGTGATTCGACTGATTTTCCGCAAGTTTGACGAGCTGGGGACGCTCAATGCCGTGTTGCGCTATCTAGTAGACCACCAGATTCAAATCGGGGTGCGTGTCAAGAGTGGACTGACCAAAGGGGATCTTGAATGGCATCGTCCCAATCGGACGCTGTTGCAAAATATCCTGAAAAATCCGATGTATGCTGGTGCCTATGCTTATGGTCGGCGGCAAGTAGACCCGCGTCAAAAGCAAGCTGGGCGGTTGTATTGTGAGCGTGTGGTGGTTGACCCAAACAATTGGCACGTGCTGTTACACGACCGATTTCCTGCCTACATTTCATGGCAGCAGCATCAGCGTAACTTAGCACAGTTAAAGTCGAACCGCATCTGTGCTGAAGAATTGGGTGCTTCTCGGTATGGTTCTTCATTACTGGTGAGGCTATTAGTGTGTGGCAAATGTGGGTGCCGCATGAGCGTCAACTATCACCACAAACAGGGACATCGATACGTGTGTTGTCGCCAAGCTGTGGATTACGGCGGTGAACGATGCCAAAGTATGTCTGGTCCAACATTAGATCGATTTGTTGTCGAGCAGGTGATGGAAGCGTTAAAACCTGCTGCACTCGAACTCTCCTTGGCGGCAGCGACCGCGCTCGAACAGGAACGCATCGAACTCAATCGTTTGTGGCAACAACGCTTAGAACGGGCTGCCTATGAAGCCGACCGTGCCAAACGCCACTATCAACTTGTTGAGCCTGAGAACCGTCTGGTGGCGCGTCAATTAGCCTCCGAATGGGAGACGAAATTGCAAGCTCAACAGCAACTGCGAGAAGAGTATGAACGATTTTGTCAACAGCAACCTTGTTTGTTAAGTGATGCACAGCGCCAGACAATTCGTCAACTGGCGCACAATATTCCAGTCCTTTGGCACGCTACCACAACGACCAACAACCAACGCAAAGACTTGTTACGTCAAATTCTCTCGCGAGTCATCATTGATGCCCAAGGCGATAGCGAACAGGTTCAGGTTACTCTGGAATGGATCGGTGGAACTGCAACATGCGCGCAGATTCGTCGTCCGGTTGGAAAACTTACACAACTGAGTAATTACCCACAACTGTGTGAACGACTGCGTGAGTTAGCCGCTCAAGACATAGAGCCGAAGGAGATTGCTCAGCAAATGAACTCTCTCAGGCTTTTACCCGCCGAAACGACGGGCAACATTCAAAGCCGAACAAATTCAGAACTTGATGCGGCACTTAGGACTGAAACCACCGCATCAATCGACGGCTGA
- a CDS encoding transposase — protein MLVKGYNQKKMPYSSSLTDKEWEIIEPLLPQKKRTKPPRWSKREILDGVLYQLKNGCNWCDLPKDLPPYSTVFWHYKQWRTEGVIENIRDILHGQVRQQVKKKPNGQP, from the coding sequence ATGTTGGTGAAAGGGTATAATCAGAAGAAAATGCCTTATTCAAGCAGTTTGACAGATAAAGAGTGGGAGATTATTGAACCACTATTACCCCAGAAGAAAAGAACTAAACCCCCAAGATGGAGCAAAAGGGAAATTTTAGATGGGGTGTTGTATCAACTAAAAAATGGTTGTAATTGGTGTGACTTACCTAAAGACTTACCCCCATATTCAACAGTATTTTGGCACTATAAACAGTGGCGAACAGAAGGAGTAATCGAGAATATCCGAGATATATTACATGGACAAGTTCGCCAACAAGTAAAAAAAAAGCCAAATGGACAACCTTAA
- a CDS encoding transposase, which produces MIDSQAVKNTCNASLESKGFCFYKATNGIKRHLAVDTLGFPFFSHCTKASVSDDQGLIEMLLLNIDYFKVKPVNIPKITILIDNGYHPKKLEEQLKTVYPQIMNKIRFKLSPKPSSEQKKQQGKTGFVPVQTRWVIERTNSWIERCKSLVKNFERTLEHATIKINLCFVRLMLKRLASG; this is translated from the coding sequence ATCATCGACTCACAAGCGGTGAAAAATACTTGTAATGCCAGTTTAGAATCCAAAGGATTTTGTTTTTACAAGGCTACAAACGGAATTAAAAGACATTTAGCTGTAGATACTTTAGGGTTTCCTTTTTTTAGTCACTGTACCAAAGCTAGCGTATCTGACGATCAGGGATTAATTGAAATGTTGCTCCTCAACATCGATTACTTCAAAGTTAAACCTGTCAACATTCCCAAAATCACCATCTTGATTGACAACGGATATCACCCTAAAAAATTGGAGGAACAATTAAAAACAGTTTATCCACAAATCATGAATAAGATTAGGTTTAAGTTATCACCTAAACCGTCCTCAGAGCAAAAGAAACAGCAAGGAAAAACAGGTTTTGTCCCCGTCCAGACCAGATGGGTGATAGAAAGAACCAACTCGTGGATAGAGAGGTGTAAGAGTTTGGTCAAAAACTTTGAAAGAACTCTTGAGCATGCCACGATTAAGATTAATCTTTGCTTTGTCCGCTTGATGCTTAAAAGACTGGCAAGTGGTTAA
- a CDS encoding nuclear transport factor 2 family protein, with protein sequence MTQEMNRTLKIAQQAFEYFQHGLATGEWQQFLDMLTDDFSFWFPMGEYHGLNIGKERAIAFVEYFSQTFEQGLTLTLDRVTSNETTVVFEFRDEGLMRGEPYKNRVAVSFDVRGDKICSYREYFGSDGKSN encoded by the coding sequence ATGACACAAGAAATGAACCGTACCTTAAAAATTGCTCAACAAGCGTTTGAGTATTTTCAACACGGACTCGCAACAGGAGAATGGCAGCAGTTTCTCGATATGCTAACAGACGATTTTAGTTTCTGGTTTCCGATGGGAGAATATCACGGCTTAAATATAGGAAAGGAACGGGCGATCGCTTTTGTTGAATATTTTTCCCAGACGTTTGAGCAAGGACTTACCCTCACTCTCGATCGCGTTACAAGTAACGAAACAACGGTGGTATTTGAATTTCGCGATGAAGGACTGATGCGAGGAGAACCTTATAAAAATCGAGTAGCAGTTTCCTTTGACGTACGAGGTGACAAAATTTGTAGCTACCGAGAATACTTTGGTAGTGATGGGAAATCAAACTAA
- a CDS encoding ParB/RepB/Spo0J family partition protein has protein sequence MPKPRIPLSAKPDTPDTEIYLKNFVLNGSHDFKNLQGQPAWAESSQTLIELEQIVLPEFQLRLYYDRATVDKIKTTARSFGIREPLLLRPHPTEAEKFELVAGSQRRLAAQELGLASVPCKIDRIDDITALKIALIENDARSNINPYEETRATMRLLELCLGISQPEVVRILRAMFNATVRQSDGAAIPQTTQDAIALVFQERGLDWKSFISNRLPLLKLPEDIKSALEKGLLEYTKAVLLGKVEDKRLRQELLQQVLTENLSGNQIQQLIARSKPPEERNEYRILRARAQSVVKKVTSPKLLKNPETLARVENLLAQLEAIVAPGKN, from the coding sequence ATGCCTAAACCAAGAATACCTCTTTCTGCCAAACCAGATACACCTGACACGGAAATTTATCTGAAAAATTTTGTGCTTAATGGCAGTCATGATTTCAAAAATCTTCAAGGACAACCCGCTTGGGCAGAATCTTCTCAAACTCTCATAGAGTTAGAGCAAATTGTACTGCCAGAATTTCAGCTACGGCTTTACTACGATCGCGCTACAGTTGACAAAATTAAGACAACTGCTCGCTCTTTTGGAATTCGAGAACCACTGCTACTGCGTCCCCATCCAACAGAAGCGGAAAAATTTGAGCTAGTAGCAGGTTCTCAACGCCGATTAGCGGCTCAGGAGTTAGGTCTTGCTTCCGTTCCCTGTAAAATCGATCGAATTGACGATATTACGGCACTAAAAATTGCACTGATCGAAAACGACGCTCGCTCGAATATTAATCCTTACGAAGAAACTAGAGCCACGATGCGATTGCTGGAACTGTGTTTGGGAATTTCTCAACCAGAGGTAGTTCGTATCCTCAGAGCCATGTTCAACGCTACTGTCAGGCAAAGCGATGGAGCTGCAATTCCCCAAACAACACAAGATGCGATCGCGCTGGTATTCCAGGAAAGAGGATTAGATTGGAAGTCTTTCATCTCTAACCGCCTTCCCCTACTGAAACTGCCTGAAGATATCAAAAGTGCTTTGGAAAAAGGCTTGCTGGAATATACTAAGGCAGTTCTTCTCGGCAAGGTTGAAGACAAACGCTTGCGTCAAGAGCTATTGCAGCAAGTGCTGACGGAAAACCTTTCTGGCAATCAAATTCAACAATTAATCGCTCGCTCGAAGCCACCAGAAGAGCGAAACGAATACAGGATTCTGCGCGCTCGCGCTCAGTCAGTCGTGAAAAAAGTTACTAGTCCCAAACTACTCAAAAATCCTGAAACTCTGGCTCGAGTTGAAAATTTACTGGCTCAGTTAGAAGCAATTGTCGCGCCAGGGAAGAATTAA
- a CDS encoding AAA family ATPase: MQENLSSIAEFTPSSTSCQEHPSPSEIRPNRHQIVAFVSQKGGVGKTTTATHAREWFSTFGSACLVDADAQRSSSRWIASMSAAKKISIPMTVIGDAHTLLKELPKLREQFDYTIVDAPGSLEDVSRAILSRCDVVVVPYLSGHLDIDSNKKTLEMIEIAQDIRGGMPKAAIFINRAEEGTILLNETKQAVDRDLSNTRIVRLKTIVHKRQCIIDVPGQRTNIFDTAAEIESRRRLQPSPKKKQGKTKLPAEVLARNEYDALFKEIARIMNA; this comes from the coding sequence ATTCAGGAGAACCTATCAAGCATAGCCGAATTTACGCCAAGCTCTACTAGCTGCCAAGAGCATCCTAGCCCCTCTGAAATTCGACCCAACCGACATCAAATCGTTGCATTTGTCAGTCAAAAAGGAGGTGTTGGAAAAACTACAACAGCAACTCACGCCAGAGAATGGTTTTCTACTTTCGGTTCAGCATGTTTAGTCGATGCTGACGCTCAGCGTAGTAGCTCTAGATGGATTGCTAGCATGAGCGCTGCCAAGAAGATTTCAATTCCCATGACCGTAATTGGAGACGCTCATACATTACTTAAGGAGTTGCCAAAGCTGAGAGAGCAATTTGACTATACAATTGTCGATGCTCCAGGCAGCTTAGAAGATGTTTCACGAGCAATTCTCAGTCGCTGCGATGTCGTTGTCGTCCCCTACCTCTCCGGTCATCTCGATATAGACAGCAACAAAAAAACGCTAGAAATGATCGAGATCGCTCAAGATATCCGTGGTGGAATGCCAAAAGCAGCGATTTTTATCAATCGTGCTGAGGAGGGAACAATTTTGCTCAACGAGACTAAACAAGCAGTAGATCGCGACCTCAGCAACACGAGGATCGTTCGCTTGAAAACGATCGTTCACAAACGCCAGTGCATTATTGACGTTCCAGGTCAGCGCACGAACATTTTCGACACGGCAGCAGAGATCGAGTCTCGGCGTAGACTTCAGCCTTCGCCGAAAAAAAAGCAAGGAAAGACCAAGCTGCCTGCGGAAGTTTTAGCTAGAAACGAGTATGATGCTCTATTTAAAGAGATTGCGAGGATAATGAATGCCTAA
- a CDS encoding helix-turn-helix domain-containing protein: MRAEIILLADEGYNHREIASRLNISRDMARLWRERWLTLSEKDLPVEERLQDAERPGTPATFSLEQMLQLFALACDKPETYGRPISHWTPRELADELVKQGIVERISPRHVGRLLEEATLKPHQSGYWLNPPDPAFDDKVTVICDTYLSASERAKAGERTISIDEMTGIQALERKAKTCRCDQASENDRSLSTFATAPKP, translated from the coding sequence ATGAGAGCCGAAATCATTCTGCTGGCAGACGAGGGATACAATCACAGGGAGATTGCCAGCAGGCTGAATATCAGTCGGGACATGGCAAGGTTATGGCGAGAACGATGGTTAACCTTAAGCGAGAAAGATTTGCCTGTAGAGGAACGGTTGCAGGATGCGGAACGTCCGGGAACCCCTGCAACATTTAGCCTGGAACAAATGCTGCAATTGTTTGCTTTAGCCTGTGACAAGCCAGAAACCTACGGGCGACCCATCAGTCATTGGACACCGAGAGAACTGGCAGATGAACTGGTCAAACAGGGAATTGTAGAGCGGATCTCGCCTCGGCATGTGGGACGATTATTAGAGGAAGCGACGCTCAAACCACATCAGTCCGGTTACTGGTTGAATCCCCCCGACCCTGCGTTCGACGACAAAGTCACCGTCATCTGCGATACCTACTTGAGTGCCTCAGAACGAGCCAAGGCAGGAGAACGAACCATTAGTATTGACGAAATGACCGGAATTCAAGCGCTGGAGCGGAAAGCCAAAACCTGCCGATGCGACCAGGCAAGCGAGAACGACAGGAGTTTGAGTACATTCGCCACGGCACCCAAACCTTGA
- a CDS encoding transposase, with product MRPGKRERQEFEYIRHGTQTLIASFDVASGQVIHPTVGETRTEADYLTHIQQTLATAADASKWHLVMDCLNIHQSESLVRFVAQVEQITDDLGIKGKQGILKSMHTRAAF from the coding sequence ATGCGACCAGGCAAGCGAGAACGACAGGAGTTTGAGTACATTCGCCACGGCACCCAAACCTTGATTGCTAGTTTCGATGTTGCCAGTGGACAAGTGATTCATCCAACCGTTGGAGAGACTCGCACCGAGGCAGACTATCTCACCCATATCCAACAAACCCTGGCAACGGCTGCCGATGCTTCCAAATGGCACCTAGTGATGGACTGCTTAAACATCCATCAATCAGAATCGTTAGTACGGTTTGTCGCTCAAGTTGAACAAATCACTGATGACCTGGGGATTAAAGGCAAGCAGGGCATTCTCAAATCCATGCACACTCGCGCTGCTTTTTGA
- a CDS encoding transposase, with protein sequence MSDPTHRIVFHFTPKHCSWLNQIEIWFSILVRKLLRRASFTTQADLKARILEFITYFIHTMAKPFQWTYKGKALAA encoded by the coding sequence TTGAGTGATCCGACCCACCGAATTGTGTTTCACTTCACTCCCAAGCATTGTTCCTGGTTAAATCAGATTGAAATCTGGTTCAGTATCTTAGTACGGAAGCTACTCAGGCGAGCCAGTTTTACCACTCAAGCTGATTTGAAAGCGCGTATCCTTGAATTCATTACCTATTTCATCCATACGATGGCAAAACCATTCCAGTGGACATATAAAGGTAAGGCACTGGCTGCTTAA
- a CDS encoding Uma2 family endonuclease encodes MHSALTQKIRSCFIAILQALKSGNGEISSAIVNANRNCTTMNAIQTTRLFTIDEYRQMAECGILKPEERTELIEGQIILMAAQKPPHAAISDNIEKYFRVLFEGVAAVRSQKPIVLSDRSEPEPDIALVRINERNYYDRHPSVEDLFLLVEVSDATLSFDTNQKLAAYARSGVSDYWVADVNAGCVRIFRHPQNSEYLQQFFVHPGNQITALAFPEKTIEIGQFFPNRSET; translated from the coding sequence GTGCATTCGGCACTGACTCAAAAGATTCGCAGCTGTTTTATTGCCATACTGCAAGCGTTAAAATCTGGGAACGGGGAAATTTCTAGCGCGATCGTCAATGCGAATCGCAACTGCACTACTATGAATGCTATCCAAACAACAAGACTTTTTACCATTGACGAATATCGCCAGATGGCAGAATGCGGCATTCTCAAACCTGAAGAACGCACTGAGTTAATCGAAGGGCAAATAATTTTAATGGCAGCACAAAAACCACCGCATGCAGCAATTAGTGACAACATTGAGAAATATTTCAGAGTGCTGTTTGAAGGGGTGGCAGCAGTAAGGAGCCAAAAGCCAATTGTTTTAAGCGATCGCTCCGAGCCAGAACCAGATATTGCATTAGTTCGGATTAATGAGCGTAACTACTACGACCGTCACCCTAGTGTTGAGGATTTGTTTTTGCTAGTTGAAGTGTCAGACGCAACGCTATCGTTCGACACTAACCAAAAACTTGCTGCCTATGCACGTAGTGGGGTGAGCGATTACTGGGTAGCAGATGTGAACGCTGGTTGCGTTCGGATTTTCCGCCATCCGCAGAACTCCGAATACTTGCAGCAGTTTTTCGTTCATCCAGGTAATCAAATTACAGCTTTGGCTTTTCCAGAAAAGACAATTGAAATCGGTCAGTTTTTCCCGAACCGATCCGAAACTTAA